A genome region from Natranaeroarchaeum sulfidigenes includes the following:
- a CDS encoding penicillin acylase family protein: MTDDTTRRGVLAGLVAAGTGGLALTSASDLLDSFAPLSGEAWDAADRSLPESVESPYGDASLHVDEFGVPHAEAEDETAAYFAVGYVQAFDRLFQLDLQRRVMRGQLSEVIGEATVEDDEFHVRMDFAGAAEATWELVSDTRAGPLVEAYADGVNTVIEEGRLPLEFELLGYEPRPWTPVDSMLMEKQISWDLTGDFSELRRALLADRLDDELVETLFPRRLDHNYPILGGGAVAGDTTAQLGAHESPDAPSRSEPLDAELTRYLSAFESPRGVGSNSWVVSGEYTESGDPILAYDPHLSLMTPPLWYEQHVETPDRSVRGATFPGVPFVIAGANDRGAWSFTNVGADVLDCYRYEIAEDGDRYRYRDEWREFEREEHTIGVSGGEDRTLTRRKTVHGPLIQREDQRVGVAWTGHTATRTTVAIEAFGRSDGLDDVREATREFDLPTQNLVYADADGRTMYYLTGKLPIRQIDGDVVPGDRIFDGSAGEGEWQGFEPFGQSSWDGFVPFGEKPHAIDPDVLATANQRVVDEPDHYIGVSYATPYRGMRIENRLADAVGDTDPGFHRELQNDVRDGRAAQLVPDLIAAVQEDDEAADPLVDTVDTLAEWDYRMEPDSRAALVFARWFEAFRLRIVEPTFDEADLDESYSPNDWVIATLSSDHSLFEERSRESMMVDALADALDEIDEEGWSVYGDWNSTRSITHPLGVEAGFLDYGTRLADGSRATVKNFRVESAVGSSWRMVVRPGETATAILPGGNSGDYFSPHYDDQFERWLANDQKSMELTVAGERRTQFRGESS, from the coding sequence GTGACAGACGATACGACACGTCGTGGGGTCCTCGCAGGGCTCGTCGCCGCCGGAACCGGTGGGCTCGCGCTTACCTCGGCAAGCGATCTCCTCGACTCGTTTGCCCCCCTGTCGGGCGAGGCGTGGGATGCGGCCGACCGCTCGCTCCCCGAGAGCGTCGAGAGTCCCTACGGCGATGCGAGCCTCCACGTCGACGAGTTCGGGGTGCCACACGCCGAAGCCGAGGACGAGACGGCGGCGTACTTCGCGGTGGGGTACGTACAGGCGTTCGACCGGCTGTTCCAGCTGGACCTCCAGCGCCGGGTGATGCGCGGTCAACTCTCGGAGGTGATCGGCGAGGCGACGGTCGAGGACGACGAGTTCCACGTTCGGATGGACTTTGCGGGCGCAGCCGAGGCGACGTGGGAGCTCGTCAGTGATACCCGGGCGGGGCCGCTCGTCGAGGCCTACGCCGACGGCGTCAACACGGTGATCGAGGAGGGTCGGCTCCCGCTGGAGTTCGAGTTGCTCGGCTACGAGCCGCGGCCGTGGACGCCCGTCGACTCGATGCTGATGGAAAAGCAGATCTCGTGGGATCTCACTGGCGATTTCAGTGAGCTACGCCGCGCGCTGCTTGCCGACCGACTCGACGACGAACTGGTCGAGACGCTGTTTCCGCGACGGCTCGACCACAACTATCCGATTCTCGGCGGTGGTGCGGTAGCGGGGGATACCACAGCCCAACTGGGAGCACACGAATCACCCGACGCCCCGTCGAGATCCGAACCGCTCGATGCCGAGCTCACTCGCTATCTCTCCGCGTTCGAGTCGCCACGCGGCGTCGGCTCGAATAGCTGGGTCGTCTCGGGAGAGTACACCGAGAGCGGCGATCCGATCCTCGCGTACGACCCACACCTTTCGCTGATGACGCCGCCCCTGTGGTACGAACAGCACGTCGAGACGCCCGACCGGTCGGTACGGGGCGCGACGTTTCCGGGCGTCCCGTTCGTCATCGCCGGAGCCAACGACCGCGGCGCGTGGTCCTTTACGAACGTCGGCGCGGACGTCCTCGATTGCTACCGATACGAGATCGCCGAGGATGGCGACCGGTATCGCTACCGCGACGAGTGGCGCGAGTTCGAGCGCGAGGAACACACGATTGGCGTCTCCGGCGGGGAGGACAGAACGCTGACGCGCCGCAAGACCGTCCACGGCCCGCTCATCCAGCGGGAGGACCAGCGCGTCGGTGTCGCCTGGACCGGCCACACGGCGACCCGGACCACAGTCGCCATTGAGGCGTTCGGCCGGAGCGACGGCCTTGACGACGTTCGCGAGGCGACCCGGGAGTTCGATCTTCCCACACAGAACCTCGTCTACGCCGACGCGGACGGCCGGACGATGTACTACCTCACCGGGAAGCTTCCGATCCGGCAGATAGACGGCGATGTCGTCCCCGGTGATCGGATCTTCGACGGCTCGGCGGGCGAGGGCGAATGGCAGGGATTCGAGCCGTTCGGCCAGTCCTCGTGGGACGGGTTTGTCCCGTTCGGGGAGAAACCTCACGCGATCGACCCGGACGTCCTCGCGACGGCGAATCAGCGCGTCGTCGACGAGCCCGACCACTACATCGGTGTGAGCTACGCGACGCCCTATCGCGGGATGCGAATCGAGAATCGGCTCGCCGATGCTGTCGGCGACACAGATCCCGGGTTCCACCGCGAGCTACAGAACGACGTCCGGGACGGGCGCGCCGCCCAACTGGTCCCGGACCTGATTGCGGCGGTCCAGGAGGACGACGAGGCGGCCGACCCGCTCGTTGACACCGTCGACACGCTTGCGGAATGGGACTACCGAATGGAGCCCGACTCCCGGGCCGCGCTCGTGTTCGCCCGGTGGTTCGAGGCGTTTCGCCTCCGGATCGTCGAACCAACGTTCGATGAGGCTGATCTGGACGAGTCGTACTCCCCGAACGACTGGGTGATCGCCACCCTTTCGTCCGATCATTCGCTGTTCGAGGAGCGATCACGCGAGTCGATGATGGTCGACGCACTCGCGGACGCCCTCGACGAGATCGACGAGGAGGGCTGGTCGGTCTACGGCGACTGGAACTCGACGCGCTCGATTACCCACCCGCTCGGCGTCGAGGCGGGCTTTCTGGACTACGGGACCCGCCTGGCTGACGGCTCGCGCGCGACGGTGAAGAACTTCCGCGTCGAGTCGGCGGTCGGCTCCAGCTGGCGGATGGTCGTCCGTCCCGGCGAGACGGCGACGGCCATCCTGCCGGGCGGGAACTCGGGCGATTACTTTTCGCCCCACTACGACGACCAGTTCGAGCGCTGGCTCGCCAACGATCAAAAGTCCATGGAGCTGACAGTCGCCGGAGAGCGACGAACCCAGTTTCGGGGTGAGTCCTCGTGA
- a CDS encoding HalOD1 output domain-containing protein: MAVTVGDAKQDRVVEQRAETVPASTAVIEAIAELESTQPMTLDVTLYDSVDLDALDALCEGSSNIGVSFTADGYAVEISGDTVVVERY; this comes from the coding sequence ATGGCAGTGACAGTGGGGGATGCCAAACAGGATCGTGTCGTCGAACAACGCGCCGAAACCGTCCCAGCCAGTACAGCTGTGATCGAAGCGATAGCGGAGCTAGAATCAACCCAGCCGATGACGCTCGATGTCACACTGTACGATTCGGTGGATCTGGACGCACTGGACGCGCTCTGTGAGGGGTCCAGTAATATCGGCGTGAGCTTTACCGCCGACGGCTACGCTGTCGAAATCAGCGGTGACACCGTCGTCGTCGAGCGGTATTGA
- a CDS encoding lycopene cyclase domain-containing protein: protein MRPDISVFGRYTYLATEVFWGAIAFLLLRRAGALGRAAKTVIALYPIAYVWDWYTLEIGIFDIELRTGRDFLGVPIEEHIFMVVVPSLVIAFHETLHEVVD from the coding sequence ATGCGACCCGACATCAGCGTCTTCGGCCGGTACACGTATCTCGCCACGGAGGTCTTCTGGGGCGCAATCGCGTTCCTCTTGCTCAGGCGAGCTGGCGCGCTCGGACGTGCGGCGAAAACAGTTATCGCGCTGTATCCGATCGCGTACGTCTGGGACTGGTACACCCTCGAAATCGGCATCTTCGACATCGAGCTACGGACCGGCAGGGACTTTCTCGGCGTCCCGATCGAGGAGCACATCTTCATGGTCGTCGTCCCATCGCTGGTCATCGCCTTCCACGAGACGCTCCACGAGGTCGTCGATTGA
- a CDS encoding homoserine kinase → MLTVRAPATSANLGSGFDVFGAALERPADIVRVERAEETTIEMSGAGSEFIPEDPAKNTAGAVAEALDAPARIKIDKGVRPASGLGSSAASAAGAALALNELYDRGLSRSELVPIAAEGEALVSGEAHQDNVAPALLGGFTIVAEDGVTQVDSSVPLVVCLPDIVVSTRDARRVVPESTSVENMVDTVGRAATLTVGMHREDPAMVGRGMEDNVVTPARAKLIDGYDAVREAALDAGATGVTVSGAGPGVIAACYESDRSEIAGAMLDAFDDVDVDSRAYQTRIGDGPTVYR, encoded by the coding sequence ATGCTTACAGTGCGGGCTCCCGCGACGAGCGCGAACCTCGGGAGCGGCTTCGACGTCTTCGGTGCCGCACTCGAACGCCCGGCCGATATCGTCCGCGTCGAGCGCGCCGAGGAGACGACGATCGAGATGAGCGGTGCCGGAAGCGAGTTCATCCCCGAAGACCCGGCGAAAAACACCGCTGGAGCCGTCGCGGAGGCGCTCGACGCGCCCGCACGGATCAAGATCGACAAGGGTGTCCGTCCGGCCTCGGGACTCGGCTCCTCTGCGGCCAGCGCCGCCGGAGCCGCGCTTGCGCTCAACGAACTGTACGACCGTGGGCTCTCACGATCCGAACTGGTCCCGATCGCCGCCGAGGGCGAGGCGCTCGTCTCCGGCGAGGCTCATCAAGACAACGTAGCGCCGGCACTGCTTGGCGGATTTACTATCGTAGCAGAGGACGGCGTCACGCAGGTCGATAGCTCGGTTCCCCTCGTCGTCTGTCTCCCCGATATCGTCGTCTCGACGCGGGACGCACGCCGGGTCGTCCCCGAATCCACATCCGTCGAGAACATGGTCGATACGGTCGGTCGCGCTGCAACGCTCACTGTCGGGATGCACCGCGAGGACCCGGCGATGGTCGGCCGTGGGATGGAAGACAACGTCGTGACGCCCGCCCGGGCGAAACTGATCGACGGCTACGACGCGGTCCGGGAGGCCGCACTCGACGCCGGTGCGACGGGCGTCACCGTCAGCGGGGCGGGGCCGGGCGTCATCGCGGCCTGTTATGAATCCGACCGGAGCGAGATCGCCGGTGCGATGCTCGACGCGTTCGACGACGTGGACGTCGACAGCCGTGCCTACCAGACACGGATCGGCGACGGTCCCACCGTCTACCGGTGA
- a CDS encoding FAD-dependent oxidoreductase: MIGVIGGGIAGLTAAHELLSRDHEVRVFESGARVGSEFAPVHPASDAVLPRHPPRISPTGAASRALARALDVELDGRAARTGYYLDGVVHPIDRRHELLAFPPLSLRDTSYFRSLVDDGGVPPFTVPDHTLDEPESLADVTARSFVTEHATESLYEQAIEPLLYAHFGDEPDRISASWLINRVTRHRADSTEIVEPRSLVDALAGSIGRDRLHTDCRVTAVGTRRGAVDHLVTIEDGARHEYNVDAVIFDTPPRRLVRLTGGDWAGQTSGTTTVCFGLDEPLLSIDRVTVVDETPVGRLVALPGPTEGVEQALYAIVADESAKREPESQVRHGIESLFPAFDPSTIQWSAVHTETIPVPNVGYSDHIIPYDGPALSGGFYAGAASRERYANRSLDAAVRTAKGVGEAVAEHIG, encoded by the coding sequence ATGATCGGCGTCATCGGCGGCGGGATCGCGGGGCTGACGGCGGCTCACGAGCTACTGTCTCGCGACCACGAAGTACGAGTGTTCGAGTCCGGCGCTCGCGTGGGCAGCGAGTTCGCCCCAGTTCATCCCGCATCGGACGCCGTTTTGCCGCGCCATCCGCCCCGTATCTCGCCGACAGGAGCGGCCAGTCGGGCACTCGCCCGCGCACTCGACGTCGAACTCGACGGTCGGGCTGCCCGAACGGGCTACTATCTGGATGGCGTCGTACATCCCATCGACCGCCGCCACGAACTACTCGCCTTTCCCCCACTGAGCCTGCGTGACACGTCGTACTTCCGATCGCTCGTCGATGATGGCGGTGTGCCCCCGTTTACCGTCCCTGACCACACGCTGGATGAGCCGGAGTCGCTGGCGGACGTCACGGCCCGGTCCTTTGTTACCGAACACGCGACCGAGTCGCTGTACGAGCAGGCGATCGAGCCATTGCTGTATGCCCACTTTGGCGACGAGCCAGATCGCATAAGCGCGTCGTGGCTGATCAACAGGGTGACGCGCCACCGCGCTGACAGTACCGAGATCGTCGAGCCGAGATCGCTCGTCGACGCCCTCGCTGGATCGATCGGCCGCGACCGACTCCACACCGACTGCCGCGTTACCGCAGTCGGGACACGCCGCGGAGCGGTCGATCACCTCGTCACGATCGAAGACGGAGCGCGCCACGAGTACAACGTTGACGCAGTTATCTTCGATACGCCGCCACGACGACTGGTACGACTGACAGGCGGCGACTGGGCGGGACAAACTTCCGGGACAACGACCGTCTGTTTCGGGCTCGACGAGCCCCTCCTGTCGATCGATCGGGTGACTGTCGTCGACGAGACACCGGTCGGACGGCTCGTTGCACTACCCGGACCGACGGAAGGGGTAGAACAGGCCCTCTACGCGATCGTGGCCGACGAGTCAGCCAAGCGGGAACCCGAGTCACAGGTCCGTCACGGAATCGAATCGCTGTTTCCCGCCTTCGATCCGTCGACGATCCAGTGGTCGGCGGTCCACACGGAGACTATTCCCGTTCCGAACGTCGGCTACTCGGATCACATCATTCCGTACGACGGACCGGCCCTATCAGGAGGGTTCTACGCCGGTGCTGCGAGTCGGGAGCGGTACGCGAATCGATCGCTTGACGCCGCGGTACGGACCGCTAAGGGAGTTGGGGAGGCCGTCGCTGAACATATCGGATAA
- a CDS encoding DUF4399 domain-containing protein: MTHTRRTFVSAVTVGAVGLSGCLGDGDDPPEDEPDDDEPDEYDFEDQPEDASPTFESPEDGATVQSPVEFVVSVEGADLIPAGENEVGAGHLHILVDHDVFDRGETIPGPSDSAEEDGIYHWSDAQTEDSLELEPGEYTIAVQLGDGAHIAFGETDEITITVEE, translated from the coding sequence ATGACCCATACACGAAGAACGTTCGTAAGTGCCGTCACAGTCGGGGCAGTAGGGCTGAGCGGCTGTCTCGGTGATGGCGATGACCCGCCGGAGGACGAACCCGACGATGATGAACCGGACGAGTACGACTTCGAGGACCAGCCCGAGGATGCATCGCCCACCTTCGAGTCACCGGAGGATGGTGCTACCGTTCAGTCGCCGGTCGAATTCGTCGTATCAGTCGAGGGAGCCGATCTCATCCCCGCCGGCGAAAACGAAGTCGGAGCCGGGCATCTACACATTCTCGTCGATCACGACGTGTTCGACCGAGGAGAAACGATCCCCGGGCCGAGCGACTCCGCTGAGGAAGACGGAATCTACCACTGGAGTGACGCCCAGACGGAAGATAGTCTGGAGCTTGAGCCCGGCGAGTACACGATCGCCGTACAGCTCGGTGACGGAGCACACATTGCGTTCGGTGAAACCGACGAGATAACCATCACCGTCGAGGAGTGA
- a CDS encoding DUF6149 family protein, producing the protein MKLRQNIRHFAAKQALTAPVIGDIANDKLVDLHTGIFVDKADEQYRDERREHLDAFFDCTMDTYVAALEEGYPEAEAREITHIQANFDFYNHGWTEMMEFPADELEAHYERYGKFFEAHGITIDDPLGEFRNRDVPDAPSTPEKLDDPEHPHAEGGFADDVYVEGPDGELRVGGQDEPEEVDPAEAPGLTEEDVEDADSGADA; encoded by the coding sequence ATGAAACTTCGGCAGAACATCCGCCACTTCGCCGCCAAACAGGCACTGACAGCCCCGGTCATCGGTGACATCGCAAACGACAAACTCGTCGACTTGCACACCGGAATCTTCGTCGACAAAGCAGACGAGCAGTACCGGGATGAACGCCGCGAGCATCTCGACGCCTTCTTCGACTGCACGATGGACACCTACGTCGCTGCGCTCGAGGAAGGATACCCCGAGGCCGAGGCCCGCGAGATCACCCACATTCAGGCGAACTTCGATTTCTACAACCACGGCTGGACCGAGATGATGGAGTTTCCCGCCGACGAACTCGAAGCCCATTACGAGCGCTACGGGAAGTTCTTCGAGGCGCACGGCATCACCATCGACGATCCGCTCGGCGAGTTCCGGAACCGGGACGTTCCCGATGCGCCCTCGACGCCCGAAAAGCTCGATGACCCCGAGCACCCACACGCCGAGGGTGGTTTCGCCGACGACGTCTACGTCGAGGGGCCGGATGGCGAGTTGCGGGTCGGAGGACAGGACGAACCCGAGGAGGTCGACCCCGCGGAAGCGCCGGGGCTCACCGAGGAGGACGTCGAAGACGCCGACTCCGGAGCGGACGCCTGA
- a CDS encoding NAD(P)/FAD-dependent oxidoreductase, which yields MTESYVIIGDGIAGSSAAETLREEAPDSDITVVTDEGEALYNRILIKEFAKGKLPEAPVSIHEEDWYAERDIDLSLNTHVTDVDPDAHEVHTHDSGTIEYDKLLIASGGTPTKLPVKNADGEGIHHFWTFQDARAINEHASEADTGVVIGAGLLGIDLAAICGAQDVDAHYLMRGECWWRYALSPEGAEIIHDGMRDVGVTPVFGSGADEFVLDEDGHVEATIDTNGERYESDFVGIAIGLDFNIEYMQDTDLELDDGVVVDEYMQTNLDDIYAAGDLTRFYDTILGEHAQNGSWGSAKEQGQIAATNMAADDEAEAFRWVSSYSITHFDFPFLSFGHPTLGDDAVEKKYSDTEWRRITFKDGKVIGGVLIGDLAPQTTFKTLMREEREVSGQKELLLEETVDIDKLDAPPQGQ from the coding sequence ATGACTGAGTCGTACGTCATCATCGGTGACGGAATCGCGGGCAGTTCCGCGGCCGAGACCCTCCGCGAGGAAGCCCCGGACTCGGATATCACCGTCGTCACCGATGAAGGTGAGGCGTTGTACAATCGGATCCTCATCAAGGAGTTCGCCAAGGGGAAACTCCCCGAAGCGCCGGTCTCGATCCACGAGGAGGACTGGTACGCCGAACGCGACATCGACCTGTCGCTGAACACCCACGTCACTGACGTCGACCCCGATGCCCACGAGGTCCACACCCACGACAGCGGGACGATCGAGTACGACAAACTGCTGATCGCCTCCGGCGGAACGCCCACCAAACTCCCTGTCAAAAACGCCGACGGCGAGGGAATTCATCACTTCTGGACGTTTCAGGACGCGCGTGCGATCAACGAACACGCCAGCGAGGCCGACACCGGGGTCGTCATCGGCGCGGGGCTACTCGGGATCGACCTCGCCGCGATCTGTGGCGCGCAGGACGTCGACGCCCACTACCTGATGCGCGGCGAGTGCTGGTGGCGCTACGCGCTCAGCCCGGAGGGAGCCGAGATTATCCACGACGGGATGCGCGATGTCGGCGTCACGCCGGTCTTCGGCAGCGGCGCGGACGAGTTCGTTCTCGACGAGGACGGACACGTCGAGGCGACGATCGACACGAACGGCGAGCGCTACGAGAGCGACTTCGTCGGGATCGCGATCGGCCTCGATTTCAACATCGAGTATATGCAGGACACTGACCTCGAACTCGACGACGGCGTCGTTGTCGACGAGTATATGCAGACCAACCTCGACGATATCTACGCCGCGGGCGACCTCACCCGGTTTTACGACACCATTCTCGGCGAGCACGCACAGAACGGCTCGTGGGGGTCCGCCAAAGAGCAGGGCCAGATCGCCGCAACGAACATGGCAGCCGACGACGAGGCAGAGGCGTTCCGCTGGGTCTCCTCGTACTCGATTACCCACTTTGACTTCCCGTTCCTTTCCTTTGGTCACCCGACACTCGGCGACGACGCGGTCGAGAAAAAGTACAGCGATACCGAGTGGCGACGGATTACGTTCAAAGACGGCAAGGTTATCGGTGGCGTTCTCATCGGCGACCTCGCGCCACAGACGACGTTCAAGACGCTAATGCGCGAGGAGCGTGAAGTCTCCGGGCAGAAAGAACTGTTACTGGAAGAGACAGTCGATATCGACAAGCTCGACGCGCCGCCGCAGGGACAGTAA
- a CDS encoding universal stress protein: MSSTVAGEQLSPTGEYTVLVAVNNPRNAEQLVRTAVDLAVANDGRVHVVSVIHKHHTSPFLLFEDEYIKSEFSGDRQRLVDRATSVAEEAGVPVADSLLVGSSVSGVLLDAIDTVDADAILLGWRGGSTTSDRVLGTTIDPVVRRARCDVLVERVGLTTSTVDTILLPTVGGPHAELATEATGAIAGRNDATVDVLSVIKPGADDRARDVAAGHIERSLELLPTEVETSRLMIESDDIAGTILDVGEDHDVIVLGATRQGVLTRRVAGSIPRTVGAETDRPFVMTKRRPDRSRLGELIASWWP; encoded by the coding sequence ATGTCCTCGACAGTCGCGGGCGAACAGCTCTCGCCGACCGGGGAGTACACCGTCCTCGTCGCGGTCAACAACCCCAGAAACGCTGAGCAACTGGTGCGAACGGCGGTCGATCTCGCGGTTGCAAACGATGGCCGGGTCCACGTCGTCAGCGTGATTCACAAACATCACACCTCACCGTTCTTGCTGTTCGAAGACGAGTACATCAAATCCGAGTTCTCGGGTGATAGACAACGGCTGGTCGATCGGGCAACGAGCGTCGCCGAAGAGGCCGGGGTACCGGTCGCCGACAGCCTGCTGGTCGGCAGTAGCGTCTCGGGAGTACTCCTCGATGCGATCGATACTGTCGACGCCGACGCCATCCTGCTGGGCTGGCGCGGTGGGTCGACCACCTCGGATCGGGTACTGGGAACGACGATCGATCCGGTGGTTCGGCGTGCGCGCTGTGACGTGCTGGTCGAGCGCGTCGGGCTGACGACGAGTACGGTCGACACGATCCTGTTGCCGACCGTCGGGGGACCACACGCCGAACTCGCAACAGAAGCCACCGGAGCGATCGCGGGGCGGAACGACGCCACCGTCGACGTGCTCTCGGTGATCAAGCCGGGCGCAGACGACAGGGCACGGGACGTCGCTGCGGGACACATCGAGCGCAGTCTCGAACTACTACCCACGGAGGTCGAAACCAGCCGACTGATGATCGAGTCCGACGACATCGCCGGGACCATCCTCGACGTCGGCGAAGACCACGACGTGATCGTGCTCGGGGCGACCAGACAGGGCGTGTTGACCCGGCGAGTCGCCGGAAGTATTCCGCGGACGGTCGGTGCCGAGACCGATCGACCGTTCGTGATGACCAAGCGGCGTCCGGACCGCTCGCGACTGGGCGAGCTGATCGCGAGCTGGTGGCCCTGA
- a CDS encoding DUF7124 domain-containing protein, with protein MNGGGDEDMTLAFELTALQELADPGRVFEDARRWSEYVGVVSEKPTYVVTNFTRKNRIRQDFFSGPRGRKESLESVKEQFDTGRHVFIGTSEGDGQLAEEVGWEYLPVEDAAEAAEWTLAEDEDGGGIEAETGRDDWP; from the coding sequence ATGAACGGCGGCGGTGACGAGGATATGACTTTGGCGTTCGAGTTGACCGCACTCCAGGAGCTCGCAGACCCCGGTCGGGTGTTCGAGGACGCGAGGCGCTGGAGCGAGTACGTCGGCGTCGTCTCGGAAAAGCCGACCTACGTCGTGACGAACTTCACCCGAAAAAACCGGATCCGGCAGGATTTCTTCTCCGGTCCGCGTGGACGCAAGGAGAGTCTAGAGAGCGTGAAAGAGCAGTTCGACACCGGCCGGCACGTCTTCATCGGCACCAGCGAGGGGGACGGCCAGCTTGCCGAGGAGGTCGGCTGGGAGTACCTCCCGGTCGAGGACGCCGCCGAGGCCGCCGAGTGGACGCTCGCCGAGGACGAGGACGGCGGGGGAATCGAGGCCGAGACGGGACGGGACGACTGGCCCTGA
- a CDS encoding DUF5815 family protein, translating into MPEPRVPGSGGEELALSCGESVDPQRLDLGMRSFECSCGETHAVVMDVHPPSRFVPEFLVEVLRETIETDDEFEEFGTPHVMGVMMEEFPEDVVTLDKSDDGTVGYGLLWVTDFDDRALHEIVVELLVELMEHAISHADSADAMTAFEEQMLEFDVAEFVEQYRDERDLETEHDRAI; encoded by the coding sequence ATGCCTGAACCGCGGGTCCCCGGAAGTGGCGGCGAGGAGCTCGCCCTGTCGTGTGGGGAGTCGGTCGATCCGCAGCGGCTGGACCTGGGGATGCGATCGTTCGAGTGTTCGTGTGGCGAGACCCACGCCGTCGTGATGGACGTCCACCCCCCATCACGTTTCGTCCCCGAGTTCCTCGTCGAGGTACTCAGAGAGACCATCGAGACCGACGACGAGTTCGAGGAGTTCGGTACCCCGCACGTGATGGGTGTCATGATGGAGGAGTTCCCCGAGGACGTCGTCACGCTCGATAAAAGCGACGACGGCACCGTGGGCTATGGCCTGCTGTGGGTCACCGACTTCGACGACCGCGCACTCCACGAGATCGTCGTCGAGTTGCTCGTCGAGCTGATGGAACACGCGATCAGCCACGCCGACAGCGCCGACGCGATGACCGCCTTCGAAGAGCAGATGCTCGAATTCGACGTCGCGGAGTTCGTCGAGCAGTACCGCGACGAGCGGGACCTCGAAACGGAGCACGATCGGGCAATATAG
- a CDS encoding pyridoxamine 5'-phosphate oxidase family protein produces the protein MSPNPGVLQGHTMDDAAIDRVLEANGVGVLSMALGGTPYSIPMSFGYAGDDTLYFLLAGHSEDGKKMEFAEESEEASFLVYDVASDSEWESVIVTGALDRITPGEWDTAREAMIDNAYRPDLLTSIDVQSDPRVWSLDIETKSGRAMGTE, from the coding sequence ATGTCACCGAATCCCGGTGTTTTACAGGGGCATACGATGGACGATGCAGCGATCGATCGAGTGCTGGAAGCAAACGGTGTCGGCGTCCTCTCGATGGCGCTCGGCGGCACGCCATACAGCATCCCGATGTCGTTCGGCTACGCGGGCGACGACACGCTCTATTTCCTGCTTGCGGGTCACTCCGAGGACGGCAAAAAGATGGAGTTCGCCGAGGAAAGCGAGGAAGCGAGCTTTCTCGTCTACGACGTGGCCTCGGACAGCGAATGGGAGAGCGTGATCGTCACCGGCGCGCTCGACCGGATCACGCCGGGAGAGTGGGACACGGCCAGGGAGGCGATGATCGACAACGCCTATCGGCCGGACCTGCTGACCAGCATCGACGTCCAGTCGGACCCGAGGGTCTGGTCACTCGATATTGAAACGAAGTCGGGGCGGGCCATGGGCACCGAGTGA
- a CDS encoding BolA family protein, protein MDRQDVADLIETELPEAEATVKRPRGVEDDDHLAAEVVSPAFEGKSLVEQHELVYDALGEHMTTDIHAIELSTYTPEQYEG, encoded by the coding sequence ATGGACCGACAGGACGTCGCCGACCTGATCGAGACGGAGCTTCCCGAAGCGGAAGCAACAGTGAAACGCCCGCGTGGCGTGGAGGACGACGACCATCTCGCTGCCGAAGTCGTCTCCCCGGCCTTCGAGGGGAAGTCACTCGTCGAACAGCACGAACTCGTCTACGACGCGCTGGGCGAGCACATGACGACCGACATTCACGCCATCGAGCTGAGCACGTACACGCCCGAACAGTACGAGGGGTAG
- a CDS encoding glutaredoxin family protein — MTFEPGAELSAEEVQERVDETIESNEVVLFMKGTELMPQCGYSRKALGLLTQYRDDVETVDVLEALDQYRVALESHSGWETIPQVFVDGEFVGGSDIVEELDERGELEPKLEA, encoded by the coding sequence ATGACGTTCGAACCCGGAGCCGAACTGTCCGCCGAAGAGGTACAGGAGCGCGTTGACGAGACGATCGAGAGCAACGAGGTCGTCCTCTTCATGAAGGGGACGGAGCTGATGCCACAGTGTGGCTACTCCCGGAAGGCACTCGGCCTGCTCACGCAGTACCGTGACGACGTGGAGACGGTCGACGTGCTCGAAGCGCTCGACCAGTACCGGGTGGCTCTAGAGTCACACAGCGGGTGGGAAACCATCCCACAGGTGTTCGTCGACGGCGAGTTCGTCGGCGGGAGCGACATCGTCGAGGAACTCGACGAGCGTGGCGAGCTGGAACCGAAACTCGAGGCCTGA